One Sagittula stellata E-37 genomic window carries:
- a CDS encoding Eco57I restriction-modification methylase domain-containing protein, translating into MSDIHNAFVSKSFLRSVWAHEYDTFKDSVEEAELIERLRRWAARGNQKETTAQAALLEEFFRATWGYVQAGQAGGESNYTLYPAFPVAGAGQRGGMGEADAALGFFSPNETTPVPQVLVEFKDIKSALDAPQKRKGNSRSPVKQGLDYLYASRKGMFGYESIIPTWAIVTDMNEFRLYWADRGERQYISFAIEKKDLLQHATLLNDTEEGRFDRFLFSRLFHRDTLIVSGTSGRAQLLSLIQQQRFRQSELENRFYAEYRGFREHLYRILLEYNGPDTDRFPGTKGRLVRMAQKILDRAIFVFFCEDMGRALGFPPQLLRDYLIRQADDQYFDPKGGEIWQWLRRLFKAMNDGRAFGDHQINQFNGGLFAPDPDLEKLHMPNSIFCERGQGQNEASLAANKLTLLYLSANYNYASSWSEGVVNDQHVPSAKRDPERSIGLYTLGRIFEQSITELEILEAEEEGRKSVNKESKRKRDGVYYTPEWVVERIVDETVGRRLTDLKAACGWPSEKKNKLPTIKAIDAYEAELRDIRIVDPACGSGAFLITTLAYLLDEWKALRDLRRQLGQKMAEEDWTDAAVREILRRNLYGVDINPASVEITKLALWLHTARSDKPLSSLDNHIRDGNSLIGPEFYDGLAPYSADENERINAFDWRAAFPGVFERGGFDAVVGNPPYVKLQNFRKAHADMAAFLKRDPEDGGVYHSTQTGNFDLYLPFIEKGIQLLNDDGRLGYIAPSVWQMNEYGAGLRGMVETGRHLWGWIDFGSHQIFEEATVYTALMFFSKHPNDEVAVVKAPNGVVAESPWEADHIRLSYDRLTFGDRWLLVTGSERDLIDKLTGNGVRLDDPGVTRNIFVGIQTSADHIYHLKRLGANRYEEKPPKGAKRGRVVQIEDEIMKPLVSGAEACRYLTPQTDTYLLFPYSLGGNRPSLIPASTMQTQYPNAWAYLLGHEEELRAREDSKFDNDEWYQFGRSQNLGKQETPKLMVAQTVNSMQVSADCKGAFYINNVRVNGIMPARNVSLWGTLAALNAKPCDFYFRKTAKPKDNGYYEANKQFIKYLPVPLAEGDDSAALARDAERLQALYDQLRQALADIALRMGAVSIRPRPDDWLFPDLPDLDDLKDAAPKRLIGTERRKWAKDRLAREVEARQAALEEHLKPGVALSAELKRGELRFMVDGIPAVTMIFPPPKQAPFILAQWKVLASRTEVSARLTGKKLATLLKKVAVSADDHIMADVIRLQEEIATVEAEIATLENRINQTIYRLHELTPEEINMIEATV; encoded by the coding sequence ATGAGTGATATTCACAACGCTTTCGTTTCGAAATCGTTTTTGCGTTCGGTGTGGGCTCATGAATACGATACCTTTAAGGACAGCGTCGAAGAGGCTGAGTTGATCGAACGGCTCCGGCGTTGGGCCGCGCGGGGCAACCAAAAAGAAACCACGGCACAAGCCGCGCTGCTGGAAGAATTCTTCCGAGCTACATGGGGTTACGTGCAAGCCGGCCAGGCAGGTGGAGAATCGAATTACACACTTTACCCAGCGTTTCCTGTCGCAGGAGCTGGACAGCGGGGCGGTATGGGCGAGGCCGATGCTGCGCTCGGCTTCTTTTCCCCGAACGAAACCACGCCCGTTCCGCAGGTGCTTGTTGAATTCAAAGACATCAAGAGCGCCCTCGACGCTCCTCAGAAGCGAAAAGGCAATTCCAGGTCTCCGGTAAAACAGGGTCTTGATTATCTGTATGCGAGCCGGAAAGGCATGTTCGGTTATGAGTCAATTATTCCGACCTGGGCAATTGTCACCGATATGAATGAATTCCGCCTCTATTGGGCGGATCGCGGTGAGCGGCAATACATCAGCTTCGCTATCGAGAAGAAAGACCTTCTTCAGCACGCCACCTTGTTGAACGACACAGAAGAGGGGCGTTTTGACCGGTTCTTGTTTTCGCGCCTGTTCCACCGCGACACCCTGATTGTGAGCGGCACCAGTGGCCGCGCTCAATTGCTTTCGCTCATTCAGCAACAGCGGTTTCGCCAAAGCGAGCTGGAGAACCGCTTCTACGCCGAGTATCGCGGTTTCCGGGAGCACCTTTACCGCATCCTTCTGGAATATAACGGCCCGGACACCGACCGCTTTCCCGGGACCAAGGGACGGCTGGTTCGGATGGCCCAGAAAATCCTCGACCGGGCGATATTCGTGTTCTTCTGCGAAGATATGGGTCGCGCCTTGGGCTTCCCGCCCCAACTTCTTCGCGACTACTTGATACGGCAGGCCGACGATCAGTATTTCGACCCTAAAGGTGGGGAAATCTGGCAATGGCTGCGCCGCCTCTTCAAGGCGATGAACGATGGCCGGGCCTTTGGCGATCACCAAATCAACCAGTTCAACGGTGGCCTGTTCGCTCCCGACCCTGACCTTGAAAAACTGCATATGCCCAACAGTATCTTCTGCGAGCGCGGGCAGGGCCAGAACGAAGCCAGCCTCGCGGCGAACAAGCTGACGTTGCTCTACCTGTCCGCGAACTACAACTATGCCTCCAGCTGGAGCGAGGGCGTGGTCAACGACCAACACGTGCCCTCTGCCAAGCGAGACCCGGAGCGCAGTATCGGCCTTTACACCCTCGGGCGCATCTTTGAGCAGTCGATCACCGAACTCGAAATCCTCGAAGCCGAGGAAGAAGGCCGCAAGTCGGTCAACAAAGAAAGCAAGCGCAAGCGCGATGGCGTCTACTACACGCCCGAATGGGTCGTTGAACGCATCGTGGATGAAACGGTGGGCCGCCGCCTGACCGATCTGAAGGCCGCCTGCGGCTGGCCGTCCGAGAAAAAGAACAAGCTGCCCACGATCAAGGCCATTGACGCCTACGAGGCAGAGCTGCGCGACATCCGCATTGTCGACCCTGCCTGCGGTTCTGGCGCGTTCCTGATCACTACGCTGGCGTACCTGCTGGATGAGTGGAAGGCACTCCGCGATCTGCGGCGCCAACTGGGCCAGAAGATGGCTGAAGAGGATTGGACTGACGCAGCCGTGCGGGAAATCCTGCGCCGCAATCTCTATGGCGTGGACATCAACCCGGCGTCCGTCGAGATCACCAAGCTCGCGCTCTGGCTCCACACCGCGCGATCCGACAAACCGCTGTCGTCGCTCGACAACCATATCCGTGATGGAAACAGCCTGATCGGGCCGGAGTTCTACGATGGTCTTGCGCCCTACAGTGCGGACGAGAATGAACGGATCAACGCCTTTGACTGGCGGGCCGCGTTTCCCGGAGTATTCGAACGTGGGGGGTTCGATGCGGTCGTCGGCAACCCGCCCTATGTGAAGCTCCAGAATTTCCGCAAGGCCCATGCCGACATGGCCGCGTTCCTGAAACGTGATCCAGAGGATGGCGGGGTCTATCACAGCACCCAGACCGGCAATTTCGACCTGTATCTGCCTTTCATCGAAAAGGGCATCCAGCTTCTGAACGACGATGGCCGCCTGGGCTACATCGCCCCGTCTGTCTGGCAGATGAACGAATATGGAGCGGGGCTGCGCGGGATGGTCGAGACTGGCCGACATCTCTGGGGCTGGATCGACTTCGGCTCGCACCAGATTTTCGAAGAAGCGACGGTTTACACTGCGCTCATGTTCTTCTCGAAGCATCCGAACGACGAGGTGGCGGTAGTGAAGGCCCCGAACGGTGTAGTGGCCGAAAGCCCGTGGGAGGCCGACCACATCCGCTTGTCCTATGATCGGTTGACCTTCGGGGATCGCTGGCTGCTGGTGACAGGGAGCGAGCGTGACCTAATCGACAAGCTGACGGGCAACGGGGTGCGGTTGGATGATCCCGGCGTGACACGCAACATCTTCGTCGGCATCCAGACCAGCGCAGATCATATCTACCACTTGAAACGGTTGGGAGCGAACCGCTACGAGGAAAAGCCGCCGAAAGGGGCCAAGCGTGGGCGTGTGGTCCAGATCGAAGACGAGATCATGAAGCCGCTTGTGTCTGGCGCGGAGGCCTGCCGCTACCTGACACCCCAGACCGATACCTATCTGCTGTTCCCTTACAGCCTTGGCGGCAATCGCCCGAGCCTGATCCCGGCCAGCACCATGCAGACCCAATATCCGAATGCCTGGGCCTATCTTTTGGGACATGAAGAAGAGCTTCGCGCCCGTGAGGACAGTAAGTTCGACAACGATGAATGGTATCAGTTCGGGCGCAGCCAAAACCTTGGTAAGCAAGAAACCCCGAAGCTAATGGTGGCACAGACCGTCAACAGTATGCAGGTTTCGGCGGATTGTAAGGGAGCCTTCTATATCAACAACGTCCGGGTGAACGGCATCATGCCGGCTCGGAACGTGTCTCTATGGGGCACCTTGGCTGCGCTTAATGCCAAGCCCTGCGATTTCTACTTCCGGAAGACGGCAAAGCCCAAAGACAACGGGTATTACGAGGCGAACAAACAGTTCATCAAATACTTGCCAGTCCCGCTCGCAGAGGGCGATGACAGCGCGGCGCTGGCTCGGGACGCTGAGCGTCTTCAAGCGCTATATGACCAGCTGCGGCAGGCTCTGGCTGACATTGCCCTTCGAATGGGAGCTGTCAGCATCCGGCCTCGCCCGGACGACTGGCTGTTCCCTGATTTGCCTGATCTGGACGACTTAAAAGATGCTGCGCCCAAACGCCTGATCGGCACAGAGCGCCGCAAATGGGCCAAGGACCGTCTCGCCCGCGAGGTAGAGGCCCGCCAAGCCGCGCTGGAAGAGCACCTCAAACCCGGTGTCGCCCTTTCGGCAGAACTCAAACGCGGCGAGCTGCGCTTCATGGTCGACGGCATTCCCGCCGTCACAATGATCTTCCCGCCCCCAAAACAGGCCCCGTTCATCCTCGCCCAATGGAAGGTGCTCGCCAGCCGAACCGAGGTCAGCGCCCGCCTGACCGGCAAGAAGCTGGCGACCTTGTTGAAGAAGGTTGCCGTGAGCGCGGACGATCACATCATGGCCGACGTGATCCGCCTGCAAGAAGAGATCGCCACAGTCGAGGCCGAGATCGCCACACTGGAGAACCGGATCAACCAGACGATCTATCGCCTGCATGAACTCACTCCCGAGGAGATAAATATGATAGAGGCGACTGTATAA